Proteins from a genomic interval of Nostoc sp. TCL240-02:
- a CDS encoding DUF3727 domain-containing protein, protein MFSPPFPEENDNAHAGSITLTDEKGRSLDCYVEHSLEVDGQEYVLLLPVDSPVEIFSWEGDDEEEEAVLVEDDNIIEQIFATAQAVLSEQNLILKNTAYALTVAGDLPPVEESELFTLEIEDEEADLDPEQLQLLASFYDEDQEYAIYTPLDPLLFFARIAKTGEPELLSPEEFRKVQPLLEEHLFNEVE, encoded by the coding sequence ATGTTTTCTCCTCCATTTCCTGAAGAAAATGATAATGCTCATGCGGGTTCCATCACTTTAACCGATGAAAAAGGGCGATCGCTCGACTGTTATGTAGAGCATTCCCTTGAGGTAGATGGACAAGAATACGTTTTACTTCTTCCTGTAGACTCACCTGTAGAGATTTTTTCTTGGGAAGGTGACGATGAGGAAGAAGAAGCAGTTTTGGTAGAAGACGACAACATTATTGAGCAAATTTTTGCCACTGCCCAAGCTGTACTATCTGAGCAGAATCTGATATTGAAGAACACAGCTTATGCTTTGACAGTTGCAGGTGATTTACCGCCAGTTGAAGAATCAGAACTCTTCACCTTAGAAATTGAAGACGAAGAGGCAGATTTAGATCCAGAGCAATTACAGCTACTTGCTAGCTTCTATGATGAAGATCAGGAGTATGCAATTTATACACCCCTCGATCCCCTGTTGTTTTTTGCACGGATAGCAAAAACAGGTGAACCGGAATTACTCTCTCCAGAGGAGTTTCGCAAAGTGCAACCCCTGTTAGAGGAACATCTTTTTAATGAAGTAGAATAA
- a CDS encoding YqeG family HAD IIIA-type phosphatase, with product MAWNNLLQPDLILEGSVLNITPDIIQKYGLKGLVLDVDETLVPFTVGMASPELREWVEQIRTCTALCLVSNNLSEARIGGIARSLNLPYYLGAAKPSRRKIRAAVRTMDLPVHQVGMVGDRLFTDVIAGNRLGMFTILVEPIVHADAALRSHPVRNFEVWISEILGASITPKKSKIHKT from the coding sequence ATGGCCTGGAACAACCTTTTGCAACCTGACTTGATTTTAGAAGGTTCAGTGTTAAATATAACACCAGATATTATCCAAAAATACGGGCTGAAAGGGCTGGTGTTGGATGTAGACGAAACCTTAGTACCCTTTACAGTAGGGATGGCTTCGCCAGAACTACGAGAATGGGTGGAGCAAATTCGCACCTGTACTGCATTGTGTTTGGTAAGTAATAACCTGAGTGAAGCACGAATTGGGGGAATTGCGCGATCGCTCAATTTACCTTACTATTTGGGTGCAGCCAAGCCCTCTCGACGCAAAATTAGGGCAGCAGTCAGAACAATGGATCTACCAGTGCATCAAGTAGGAATGGTAGGCGATCGCTTATTTACCGATGTCATAGCAGGTAATCGCCTGGGGATGTTTACCATTTTAGTTGAACCGATTGTCCATGCCGATGCAGCCCTGCGCTCTCATCCCGTTCGCAACTTTGAAGTTTGGATATCTGAAATCTTAGGAGCCTCTATTACCCCCAAGAAAAGCAAGATTCACAAAACTTGA
- the proB gene encoding glutamate 5-kinase, whose amino-acid sequence MTKTIVVKIGTSSLTQPETGQLALSTIATLAETLCHLRHQGHRVILVSSGAVGVGCARLGLTERPKAIALKQAVAAVGQGRLIRIYDDLFTTLQQAIAQVLLTRSDLVQRSRYLNAYNTFQELLGLGVIPIVNENDTVAIDELKFGDNDTLSALVASLVEADWLFLLTDVDRLYSADPRSVPDARPIALVSSIKELAELQIGSQGSQWGTGGMLTKISAARIAIAAGVRTVITQGRFPRNIEKIIQGELIGTHFEPQPEPTSARKRWIAYGLLPAGKLYLDEGAIAAISLAGKSLLAAGIKLVEGEFDTQDAVQLCDSNGNEIARGLVNYNSNDLQKIRGCHSREIPTILGYAGVETVIHRDNLVLI is encoded by the coding sequence ATGACTAAAACAATTGTTGTCAAAATCGGTACTTCTAGCCTTACTCAACCAGAAACTGGACAATTAGCACTTTCTACCATCGCTACTTTGGCGGAGACACTTTGCCATTTAAGACACCAGGGACATCGGGTAATTTTAGTTTCTTCTGGTGCTGTGGGCGTGGGTTGTGCACGGCTGGGCTTAACTGAACGTCCTAAAGCGATCGCACTCAAACAGGCTGTAGCAGCAGTTGGACAAGGTAGGTTAATTCGGATATATGATGATTTATTTACTACCCTGCAACAGGCGATCGCTCAAGTATTACTAACTCGCAGTGACTTGGTACAGCGCAGCCGCTATCTCAATGCCTACAACACCTTTCAGGAATTACTGGGACTGGGAGTGATCCCCATAGTAAATGAAAATGATACCGTAGCGATAGACGAACTAAAATTTGGTGATAATGATACCCTTTCGGCATTAGTTGCCAGCTTAGTAGAAGCAGATTGGCTATTTTTGCTCACCGATGTCGATAGGCTATACTCAGCCGATCCCCGTTCCGTACCAGATGCGCGACCGATCGCTTTAGTTAGTAGCATTAAAGAATTAGCAGAATTACAAATAGGTTCCCAAGGTTCTCAGTGGGGGACTGGGGGTATGCTGACGAAAATTTCGGCTGCGAGAATTGCGATCGCTGCGGGAGTACGTACCGTAATTACCCAAGGGCGATTTCCCCGAAATATAGAAAAAATTATCCAAGGTGAACTGATTGGGACGCATTTTGAACCGCAACCTGAACCAACTTCGGCGCGTAAACGTTGGATCGCTTACGGACTTTTACCTGCGGGTAAATTGTATTTAGATGAAGGTGCGATCGCGGCAATTTCTCTAGCAGGAAAATCGTTATTAGCTGCTGGAATTAAGTTAGTAGAAGGAGAGTTTGACACACAAGATGCGGTGCAATTGTGTGACAGCAATGGTAACGAAATTGCTAGAGGACTTGTGAATTACAACAGCAATGATCTGCAAAAGATTCGTGGGTGTCATTCACGAGAAATTCCTACAATTTTAGGCTATGCCGGTGTAGAAACAGTTATTCACCGGGATAATTTGGTTTTGATTTAA
- a CDS encoding HAD family hydrolase produces the protein MSQAWSVMQTELVIFDCDGVLVDSEGLGNRVLVEFVAEFGLAMKLEEAILLFKGCKMADCVAVIEQRLGKKMPQNFVTQLRTRIAEAFERELRPVEGIEAALDKINLPICVASSGPPEKIKLALRVTNLLSRFERCIFSSYEIGSWKPAPDLFLYAAKNMGFQAPSCTVVEDSVLGVRAGVSAGMRVLGYTEQSEAHLLEASGAHNIFYSMHQLPSLLSHY, from the coding sequence ATGAGTCAGGCGTGGAGCGTAATGCAAACAGAATTAGTTATTTTTGACTGTGATGGAGTGTTAGTAGACAGCGAAGGATTAGGTAATCGCGTTCTTGTGGAATTTGTCGCTGAGTTTGGGCTTGCAATGAAACTTGAAGAAGCTATTTTATTATTTAAGGGTTGCAAAATGGCTGATTGTGTTGCTGTCATTGAGCAAAGACTTGGGAAAAAGATGCCACAAAATTTTGTAACTCAGCTTCGTACCCGTATTGCTGAAGCATTCGAGCGTGAACTACGTCCTGTAGAAGGAATAGAAGCAGCTTTAGACAAGATTAATCTACCTATTTGCGTTGCTTCCAGTGGCCCGCCAGAAAAAATTAAGTTAGCTTTGCGTGTAACTAATCTGTTGTCTCGATTTGAAAGGTGCATCTTTAGTTCCTATGAAATTGGAAGTTGGAAGCCAGCACCTGATTTATTCTTATATGCAGCTAAAAATATGGGATTTCAAGCTCCATCTTGCACTGTTGTCGAAGATAGCGTTTTGGGTGTACGTGCAGGTGTTTCTGCTGGTATGAGAGTTTTAGGTTACACCGAGCAAAGTGAGGCTCATCTACTTGAGGCATCTGGAGCGCATAATATCTTTTACTCTATGCACCAACTGCCTTCTTTGCTATCACACTATTAG
- a CDS encoding ROK family protein, protein MTLILALDFGGTKLAAALVNIGSRKWLRYERRLSPANADASTDLEIMRSLIYSLLEDAKPAAIGVSFGGPVDASTGTVRLSHHVAGWQNIPLKGLLEDEFGVSVSVDNDANIAALGEHRFGAGQGYDSLFYITVSTGVGGGWILNGQSWRGAGGMAGEIGHIVVDPAGLVCLCGKRGCVERLASGPYMAQNAREILENADAPAASRRVPQRRGKLRDGEVLRGLVGGDLTLLTGQLVSEAAAAGDDLAKEVLNKAAWALGVGIGNVANLMNPQRFVLGGGVTKAGEDFWRVVRQVARDTALPEVDFEIVPAVLGDDAPLWGAVAIASMTIPNL, encoded by the coding sequence ATGACATTAATTTTAGCTCTCGATTTTGGTGGCACTAAGCTGGCGGCTGCATTGGTAAATATCGGTTCGAGAAAGTGGTTGCGTTATGAACGTCGTCTCTCGCCAGCCAATGCAGATGCTAGCACTGACTTGGAAATTATGCGATCGCTTATTTACTCGCTGCTAGAAGACGCAAAACCTGCTGCGATCGGTGTCAGCTTTGGTGGCCCGGTAGATGCTTCCACGGGGACGGTGCGACTATCTCATCATGTGGCTGGATGGCAAAACATTCCTCTCAAAGGGTTGTTGGAGGATGAGTTTGGCGTTTCTGTGAGTGTAGACAATGATGCCAATATCGCTGCTTTGGGTGAACATCGCTTTGGTGCGGGACAGGGATACGATAGCCTGTTTTACATTACTGTCAGCACTGGTGTCGGTGGTGGTTGGATACTCAACGGGCAGTCTTGGCGGGGTGCTGGTGGGATGGCTGGCGAAATTGGACATATCGTTGTAGATCCGGCTGGTCTAGTTTGTTTGTGTGGGAAGCGGGGATGTGTGGAACGTTTAGCTTCGGGGCCTTATATGGCGCAAAATGCTAGGGAAATTTTGGAAAACGCAGACGCGCCAGCGGCTTCCCGAAGGGTACCGCAGAGGCGCGGAAAACTCAGAGATGGAGAGGTATTGAGAGGTTTGGTGGGGGGTGATTTAACGTTGCTGACGGGGCAGTTGGTAAGTGAAGCGGCGGCTGCTGGGGATGATTTGGCTAAGGAAGTTTTGAATAAAGCTGCTTGGGCGTTGGGTGTGGGTATTGGCAATGTGGCGAACTTGATGAATCCACAGCGCTTTGTGTTGGGAGGCGGTGTGACGAAGGCGGGGGAGGATTTTTGGCGGGTGGTGCGTCAGGTGGCGCGGGATACGGCTTTGCCAGAAGTTGATTTTGAAATTGTGCCTGCGGTGTTGGGTGATGATGCGCCTTTGTGGGGGGCTGTGGCGATCGCTTCTATGACAATCCCGAATTTGTAA
- a CDS encoding Mut7-C RNAse domain-containing protein — MAIAYFYFHAELNHFLPRHHKQVKIPHFFEEKASIKDMIESLGVPHPEVDFINVNSQYVNFSYIVSDGDTINVYPISARSVIIPSISVLPTPLTIIRFVVDIHLGKLATSLRLLGFDTLYRNDYEDEKLAQISSSQGRILLTRDKGLLMRSLVTHGYYVRNTNPQEQIIEVLQRFDLFKLIAPFKRCLRCNGLLEFVDKQSIIEQVPEKVRCQIDQFQHCQDCDRIYWKGSHYERLQQFIDEVFNSRKGE, encoded by the coding sequence ATGGCGATCGCATATTTCTACTTTCATGCAGAATTGAATCATTTTTTACCACGGCATCACAAGCAGGTGAAAATCCCCCATTTTTTTGAGGAGAAAGCCTCAATCAAGGACATGATTGAGTCGTTAGGTGTCCCTCATCCAGAAGTTGATTTTATAAATGTTAATAGTCAATATGTAAATTTTTCTTACATAGTTTCGGATGGAGATACTATCAATGTTTATCCAATTTCAGCTAGGAGTGTCATTATACCAAGCATTTCTGTTTTGCCAACACCGCTCACTATTATTCGTTTTGTTGTAGATATCCATTTGGGGAAGCTTGCGACATCCCTACGACTTTTAGGTTTTGATACTTTATACCGCAATGACTACGAGGATGAGAAATTAGCCCAAATATCCTCTAGCCAAGGGCGGATTCTCTTGACTCGTGATAAGGGTCTATTGATGCGTAGTTTGGTAACGCATGGGTATTACGTTAGAAACACTAACCCTCAAGAACAAATTATAGAAGTACTACAACGCTTCGACTTGTTTAAATTAATTGCACCATTTAAACGGTGTTTGCGTTGCAATGGATTATTAGAATTTGTAGATAAGCAATCCATTATTGAACAAGTGCCAGAAAAAGTGCGATGCCAAATCGATCAATTCCAGCATTGTCAAGACTGCGATCGCATTTATTGGAAAGGTTCCCATTATGAACGATTACAACAGTTTATTGACGAAGTGTTCAACTCAAGAAAAGGTGAGTGA
- a CDS encoding sucrase ferredoxin — MNTFFCSDESQQVGEDIIGSATNYQTYILVECPLPWTSEAFNSKWVPQNLRVLVEEVKRAKLPIRFLLIANDISHKVNHTTLLIYQKKEGLSDGYHKQEFKLGNIEQVAAVVQKWIWGISSNSEVETSTTRDILVCTHGSHDKCCARYGAPFYFHVTASNADLCLDNVRIWKSSHFGGHRFAPTIIDLPEGRYYGRLDQDSFRSILTRTGDIKCLQKVYRGWGILPAALQVLERELILCNEWDWFNYKVAGKILEQSLDNNTILAELSFEQPSGSLSTYQAKLVKDETKTQQLKSSCNATQELTVTKYAVASLWVSSNKVMSYST; from the coding sequence ATGAATACTTTTTTCTGTTCTGATGAGTCACAGCAAGTAGGAGAAGATATTATTGGTAGCGCCACTAATTATCAAACTTATATTTTAGTTGAGTGTCCTTTACCTTGGACATCAGAAGCCTTTAATTCTAAATGGGTTCCTCAGAACTTGAGGGTTTTAGTAGAGGAAGTGAAGCGTGCTAAACTACCGATTAGATTTCTTTTAATTGCTAATGATATCTCACACAAAGTAAATCACACTACGCTGTTGATTTATCAAAAGAAAGAGGGGCTAAGTGATGGATACCATAAGCAAGAGTTTAAGCTAGGAAATATTGAGCAAGTAGCAGCAGTTGTCCAAAAATGGATATGGGGTATTAGTTCTAATTCTGAGGTAGAAACTAGTACAACTAGAGATATTTTAGTTTGTACCCACGGTAGCCATGATAAATGCTGTGCTAGATATGGCGCTCCTTTTTACTTCCATGTAACAGCTAGTAATGCTGATTTGTGCTTGGATAATGTGCGAATTTGGAAATCATCGCACTTTGGTGGACATCGGTTTGCGCCAACAATCATAGATTTACCAGAAGGAAGATACTATGGCCGTCTCGATCAAGATTCATTTAGATCGATTTTGACTCGAACAGGCGATATTAAATGCTTACAGAAAGTCTATAGAGGTTGGGGAATTCTGCCTGCTGCACTTCAGGTTTTGGAAAGAGAACTAATCCTTTGTAACGAATGGGATTGGTTTAATTACAAAGTTGCAGGCAAAATTTTGGAGCAAAGTTTAGACAATAATACTATTTTAGCTGAACTAAGTTTTGAACAACCTTCTGGTTCTCTCTCCACTTACCAGGCAAAACTTGTGAAAGATGAAACTAAGACTCAACAACTGAAGAGTTCATGCAATGCTACACAAGAGTTAACAGTTACTAAATATGCTGTAGCTAGCCTCTGGGTTTCTTCTAATAAGGTAATGAGTTATAGTACATAA
- a CDS encoding helix-turn-helix domain-containing protein: MPYTIPNNSCVGCDNCRPQCPTGAIRIENNEYWVDPGLCNNCEGYYSEPQCVIACPTNSPILWQAKKGRCKVEPRDSTSLDLFSNGKNNPFASAIAIWEACNVLGQRTSLHWETDEDGYLCYSRQVNQGKGAIAFHIQDPFKVNDKATDIAAIEALDIRAACIHLIFASYATALEQPWEQAFVIDERQIEKYLGMEKRKDLSKAAKLALMKNLVQQACSLIISIDWPQQGRINGFSVTNSRLWHLVDIQHHFQEDNLGCKYLIGLTFKVKAGAWAQYFLNKQACKERTAFYQYGSLPKTLLTTVMSIWQQHEGAVRLMLWLLFKTKMGKEQRITIPTLLRIAYGEEKVALASRQREERKRLLRTFESDLEILNHYGMKPLFDPITYPPEIQPLWAKLIDLPEDPDEALEFWTNDGGAETRLTDTGPRGKWNLLMNARILAFELPPEWEQQISESEKKQRRTAKAKRKPKATNDLLGEQILQARKNLNLSQRELAKLTGKSQSWIRDIENGRLKAKLEDQVLLRKVLNMASS; this comes from the coding sequence ATGCCTTATACAATTCCTAACAACAGTTGCGTTGGATGTGACAACTGCCGCCCCCAATGTCCTACGGGTGCAATCAGAATAGAGAACAATGAATATTGGGTTGATCCTGGTCTTTGTAATAATTGTGAGGGCTATTATTCAGAACCGCAATGTGTAATAGCTTGTCCAACTAATTCTCCGATTCTTTGGCAGGCGAAAAAGGGGAGATGCAAAGTTGAACCGAGAGATTCTACCAGTTTAGACTTGTTTTCTAACGGCAAGAATAATCCATTTGCTTCTGCGATCGCAATTTGGGAAGCGTGTAATGTACTAGGGCAACGCACATCGCTACATTGGGAAACTGATGAAGACGGGTATCTATGTTACAGCCGACAAGTCAATCAAGGTAAGGGTGCGATCGCTTTTCATATCCAAGATCCATTTAAAGTTAACGACAAAGCCACAGATATAGCAGCAATTGAGGCGCTTGACATCAGAGCCGCTTGCATACATCTAATTTTTGCAAGTTATGCTACAGCTTTAGAGCAACCTTGGGAACAAGCATTTGTGATCGATGAGCGTCAAATCGAGAAATATTTGGGGATGGAGAAACGCAAAGATTTAAGCAAAGCTGCCAAGCTAGCTTTAATGAAAAATCTTGTCCAGCAAGCTTGCTCCCTGATTATCTCCATTGATTGGCCCCAACAAGGTCGAATTAACGGATTCTCTGTTACAAACAGCCGCTTATGGCACTTAGTAGATATTCAGCACCACTTTCAAGAAGACAATCTTGGATGCAAATATCTGATTGGGCTAACTTTTAAAGTCAAAGCAGGCGCATGGGCGCAATATTTCTTAAACAAACAAGCGTGTAAAGAGCGAACTGCATTCTATCAATACGGTAGTCTTCCTAAAACACTACTAACCACAGTTATGAGCATTTGGCAGCAACATGAAGGCGCAGTCCGGTTAATGCTGTGGTTACTGTTTAAAACCAAAATGGGCAAAGAACAACGCATTACCATTCCTACCTTGCTGCGTATTGCTTACGGCGAAGAAAAAGTCGCCCTTGCATCCAGACAACGGGAAGAACGCAAACGTCTACTGCGAACCTTTGAAAGCGATTTGGAAATTCTCAATCACTATGGAATGAAGCCACTTTTTGATCCAATTACTTATCCACCAGAAATTCAACCTTTGTGGGCGAAGTTAATCGATCTTCCCGAAGATCCAGATGAAGCATTAGAATTTTGGACTAACGACGGTGGTGCTGAAACTCGCCTCACAGACACAGGCCCCCGTGGTAAGTGGAATCTGCTCATGAATGCGCGGATTTTAGCTTTTGAACTCCCACCAGAATGGGAACAGCAAATTTCAGAATCGGAAAAAAAGCAACGGCGAACTGCTAAAGCCAAAAGAAAACCCAAAGCTACAAACGATTTACTGGGCGAACAGATTTTGCAGGCGCGAAAAAATTTGAATCTCTCTCAAAGAGAATTGGCAAAACTCACAGGTAAAAGCCAAAGCTGGATTCGAGATATCGAAAATGGTCGTTTAAAAGCCAAATTAGAAGACCAAGTTCTGCTAAGGAAAGTCTTAAATATGGCTTCATCTTGA
- the fdxB gene encoding ferredoxin III, nif-specific, translating into MAQLTGLTFGGKAWTPKFAQEIDKDKCIGCGRCVKVCGYNVLGLKALNEEGEFVDDEDDDEIERKVMAVTSPENCIGCEACSRICPKNCYTHVAVNN; encoded by the coding sequence ATGGCACAACTAACAGGTTTGACATTTGGCGGTAAAGCTTGGACACCAAAATTCGCTCAAGAAATTGACAAGGATAAATGTATCGGCTGTGGCAGATGTGTTAAAGTCTGCGGGTACAATGTGCTAGGTTTGAAGGCACTCAATGAAGAAGGCGAATTTGTAGATGACGAAGATGATGACGAAATTGAACGGAAAGTAATGGCAGTTACCTCTCCAGAAAACTGTATTGGTTGTGAAGCGTGTTCGCGGATTTGTCCGAAAAATTGCTACACCCATGTTGCAGTAAATAATTAG
- a CDS encoding cytochrome c oxidase subunit II produces the protein MQQVPVSLWTLVAGIVVTAISIWIGQNHTLMPVQASLQAPLVDGFFNVMFTIAIALFLVVEGTIVLFLIQFRRRKGDDTDGVRVEGNVPLEIFWTAIPTVIVLCLGIYSVDVFNRMGGFEPAGHPHSAAHVAHKSGTALAATLSDTSEATTAPSIAPTIGIGASPQTLNKPADLVVDVKGIQYAWLFNYPDSGITSGELHIPVGADVQLNLSAQDVIHSFWVPNFRLKQDALPGIPTELRFVATKPGTYPVVCAELCGGYHGSMRTQVIVHTPEEYKSWQTENQIAQQQNLNQVVAVNPADLSTSEFLAPHTHDMGINAATLESVVMSH, from the coding sequence ATGCAACAAGTTCCTGTTTCACTATGGACTCTGGTTGCTGGGATAGTAGTTACAGCAATCAGTATTTGGATCGGTCAAAACCACACTCTCATGCCGGTGCAGGCATCGCTACAAGCGCCTTTGGTAGACGGTTTTTTCAACGTCATGTTTACCATTGCGATCGCACTCTTCTTGGTGGTAGAAGGAACCATTGTACTTTTTTTGATTCAGTTTCGTCGCCGCAAGGGTGACGATACCGATGGCGTGCGAGTGGAAGGTAACGTTCCCTTAGAAATCTTTTGGACAGCAATTCCAACAGTGATTGTCCTCTGTTTGGGCATCTACAGTGTAGATGTTTTTAACCGAATGGGCGGTTTTGAGCCTGCTGGTCATCCTCATTCAGCGGCTCATGTTGCTCATAAGTCGGGAACTGCTCTTGCAGCTACACTTAGCGATACCTCTGAAGCAACAACTGCACCATCAATTGCCCCAACAATCGGTATTGGCGCGTCTCCTCAAACCCTAAACAAACCAGCCGATTTAGTTGTTGATGTCAAAGGCATACAGTACGCCTGGTTATTTAATTACCCCGATAGTGGCATTACCTCTGGGGAATTGCACATACCCGTCGGTGCTGATGTGCAACTCAACCTTTCAGCACAAGATGTAATTCATTCATTTTGGGTTCCAAACTTCCGCTTGAAGCAAGATGCACTTCCCGGTATCCCCACCGAACTACGATTTGTTGCCACCAAACCAGGTACATATCCCGTAGTTTGTGCTGAGTTGTGCGGTGGTTATCACGGTTCGATGCGGACACAGGTAATTGTCCACACACCGGAAGAATATAAAAGCTGGCAAACAGAGAACCAGATTGCTCAACAGCAAAACCTCAATCAAGTTGTTGCAGTTAATCCAGCCGACTTATCAACATCAGAGTTTCTCGCACCCCACACCCATGATATGGGCATTAATGCAGCAACTCTAGAGTCAGTAGTTATGAGTCATTAG
- the ctaD gene encoding cytochrome c oxidase subunit I translates to MTQVEFPRNTPPEGKKPEMVAGHASHPKAWKWQDYFTFNVDHKVIGIQYLVTAFVFYLIGGLMAIALRVELATPDADVLDPNLYNAFMTNHGTIMIFLWIVPSAIGGFGNYLVPLMVGARDMAFPKLNAIAFWLNPPAGALILGSFIFGGSQSGWTAYPPLSLVTAPIAQTMWILAIVLVGTSSILGSLNFVITILMMKVPSMKWDQVPLFCWAILATSLLALLSTPVLAAGLVLLLFDLNFGTSFFKPDAGGNVVIYQHLFWFYSHPAVYLMILPIFGIMSEVIPVHSRKPIFGYKAIAYSSVAICVVGLFVWVHHMFTSGTPGWMRMFFTISTLIVAVPTGVKIFAWVATLWGGKIRFTGAMLFAIGLLSMFVMGGLSGVTMGTAPFDVHVHDTYYVVGHFHYVLFGGSVFGIYAGIYHWFPKMTGRMLNESLGRIHFALTFIGTNLTFLPMHELGLKGMPRRVAMYDPQFIDLNQICTFGSIVLGISVIPFAINMIYSWLKGPLAGDNPWQALTLEWTTSSPPAIENWEVLPVVTHGPYDYGHDHSNEVQPSATPEASA, encoded by the coding sequence ATGACGCAGGTAGAATTTCCACGGAATACTCCACCAGAAGGAAAGAAACCGGAAATGGTGGCTGGCCACGCTTCCCATCCGAAGGCGTGGAAATGGCAAGATTATTTTACTTTTAATGTTGACCACAAGGTTATTGGTATTCAATACCTGGTGACGGCGTTTGTCTTCTATCTCATTGGCGGACTGATGGCGATCGCTCTGCGGGTCGAATTAGCAACACCAGATGCAGACGTACTCGACCCCAATCTGTATAACGCTTTCATGACCAATCACGGGACGATTATGATCTTCCTGTGGATTGTCCCTAGCGCTATTGGCGGATTTGGTAACTATTTAGTGCCCTTGATGGTTGGTGCTAGGGATATGGCGTTTCCGAAGCTAAACGCGATCGCCTTTTGGTTAAACCCACCAGCTGGTGCGCTCATATTAGGTAGTTTCATTTTTGGCGGTTCGCAATCTGGTTGGACAGCTTACCCACCTTTGAGTTTGGTGACAGCGCCAATCGCTCAAACTATGTGGATACTTGCGATCGTTTTGGTGGGAACTTCCTCAATTTTGGGTTCGCTGAACTTCGTAATCACCATTTTGATGATGAAGGTTCCGAGCATGAAATGGGATCAAGTGCCCCTATTCTGCTGGGCAATCTTGGCAACCTCACTGCTAGCACTTCTCTCCACACCTGTATTAGCAGCCGGTTTAGTTTTGCTGTTGTTCGACCTCAACTTTGGTACATCCTTCTTTAAACCAGATGCAGGCGGTAACGTTGTAATTTATCAACACTTATTCTGGTTTTATTCGCATCCGGCAGTATATTTAATGATTCTGCCTATCTTCGGCATCATGTCGGAGGTAATTCCAGTTCACTCCCGCAAGCCAATCTTTGGTTATAAAGCGATCGCTTACTCTAGTGTAGCCATCTGCGTTGTGGGTTTGTTCGTTTGGGTACACCACATGTTTACCAGTGGTACACCCGGCTGGATGCGGATGTTCTTCACCATCTCCACTCTCATCGTTGCAGTTCCCACTGGCGTGAAGATTTTTGCCTGGGTTGCTACCCTTTGGGGTGGTAAAATCCGCTTCACAGGTGCGATGCTTTTCGCCATTGGCTTGTTGTCTATGTTTGTCATGGGTGGCTTAAGTGGTGTGACGATGGGAACAGCACCTTTTGATGTTCACGTCCACGACACATATTATGTTGTCGGACACTTCCATTACGTTCTGTTTGGCGGTTCCGTGTTTGGCATTTATGCCGGCATTTATCACTGGTTCCCCAAAATGACCGGACGAATGCTGAATGAAAGCTTAGGACGGATTCACTTTGCTCTCACCTTCATCGGCACGAATCTCACCTTTTTACCCATGCACGAGTTGGGTTTGAAAGGAATGCCCCGACGAGTGGCAATGTATGACCCCCAATTTATCGACCTCAATCAAATTTGTACCTTCGGTTCAATTGTTTTGGGGATATCGGTAATTCCTTTCGCCATCAACATGATTTACAGTTGGTTGAAAGGGCCTTTGGCTGGTGATAATCCTTGGCAAGCTTTGACTTTAGAATGGACAACTAGCTCACCACCTGCAATTGAAAACTGGGAAGTATTGCCGGTTGTGACTCATGGCCCTTATGACTACGGTCACGATCATAGTAATGAAGTACAGCCATCAGCAACACCGGAAGCTAGTGCTTAG